A window of the Hippoglossus stenolepis isolate QCI-W04-F060 chromosome 8, HSTE1.2, whole genome shotgun sequence genome harbors these coding sequences:
- the adam15 gene encoding disintegrin and metalloproteinase domain-containing protein 12 isoform X14, with translation MSGAAATFLLLLLSGRAALTVCRSLNAPRDGTDGLTATVTGVDRRWRPVLEKTRPFVLVDGQRRSLAEALQDGHPNRLQCGLEVGGQLFLLDLEKNHDLLPKPPNVFYYLPNGTGVSVTADPVTHCYYHGSVRGFPQSRVALSTCSGLRGVIAINSTLSFELQPQEDDHHHPHQQGEEEGGGGESGGDGSEGSGGGEGGEEGVHLLFSTSPLEGDVAGGCVVSHTALPPIHSFTHTHRKKRDILSETKYIELVLVADHQEFMNYQKNNNTIIYRMLDVANQVDWFYRPLNVRVALTGLEIWSDRDKIQVEKSPTDTLNNFLEWRTRELLPRLRHDNAQLVMGGSFDGTTVGMASQSSMCSRDRSGGVNVDHLVSVLGVASTVAHELGHNLGMSHDTAERRCSCQNEPRLGGCIMEPSTGFMPGQQFSSCSAADLSVSLLHGGGMCLFNVPQPDLLLGGPRCGNLYLERGEECDCGLLEECDDPCCNASTCQLLPGAQCSSDGICCHNCKLRAAGSVCREPIGECDLPEFCTGSSPHCPPNVFLQNGELCEDGASYCYGGVCASMNTQCQTLWGPNATSAPAVCFSSVNKQGNKHGNCGQLNNRSYVPCGNSDVHCGRIQCQGGRERPLLGTNAEILTTTVRFNVSDLICRGTFFHLGDDVSDPATVAQGTACGLGKACLNQKCQDVSVFGVDDCRRKCNGHGSRTRSESPCSLSSSSSCQCSSSSSLFASLVCVGVFSVLDQTARFAKLDNTTVLLTVRCGTWSLTISTSPGTCNSDDGASGRRRSGPTAEIPPEPTGRHPNDAAPQRAAGGSTSSTQQATPP, from the exons GACGGTCACCCCAACAGGCTGCAGTGTGGACTGGAGGTGGGAGGACAACTCTTCCTGTTGGACCTGGAGAAGAACCA CGACCTGCTGCCTAAACCACCCAACGTCTTCTACTACCTGCCCAATGGAACCGGTGTGTCTGTGACAGCTGACCCTGTG ACTCACTGTTATTACCACGGCAGTGTCAGAGGATTCCCTCAGTCCAGAGTGGCTCTGAGCACCTGCTCCGGACTCAG AGGCGTCATCGCTATCAACTCCACGCTGAGCTTCGAGCTGCAGCCCCAGGAGGACGACCACCATCACCCCCaccagcagggggaggaggaggggggaggaggggagagtggaggagatggcagtgaaggaagtggaggtggagaaggaggtgaagaaggagtCCATCTATTGTTCTCCACTAGTCCTCTGGAGGGCGATGTTGCTGGAGGCTGCGTGGTGTCACACACTGCTTTACCCCCGATCCACagcttcactcacacacacagg aaaaagagagacatcTTGTCAGAGACCAAATACATCGAGCTTGTGCTGGTGGCTGATCACCAGGAG TTCATGAATTatcagaagaacaacaacaccatCATCTACCGCATGCTGGACGTGGCCAACCAGGTGGACTGG ttCTACCGTCCTCTGAACGTGCGGGTGGCTTTGACCGGTCTGGAGATCTGGAGCGACCGAGACAAGATCCAGGTGGAGAAGAGTCCTACGGACACACTCAACAACTTCCTGGAGTGGAGAACCAGAGAGCTGCTGCCACGCCTTCGCCATGACAACGCCCAGCTCGTCAT GGGAGGGTCATTTGACGGCACCACAGTGGGGATGGCGTCCCAGTCGTCCATGTGCTCCAGAGACAGGTCTGGTGGGGTTAACGTG GATCACCTGGTCAGCGTGTTGGGCGTGGCCTCCACTGTGGCGCATGAGCTTGGTCACAATTTGGGGATGAGCCACGACACGGCCGAACGCCGCTGCTCCTGCCAGAATGAGCCGCGTCTAGGAGGATGCATCATGGAGCCGTCGACTGG GTTCATGCCAGGTCAGcagttcagcagctgcagcgccGCAGATCTGTCCGTCAGTCTGCTGCACGGAGGAGGGATGTGTCTGTTCAACGTGCCGCAGCCCGACCTCCTGCTGGGAGGACCTCGCTGTGGAAACCTGTACTTGGAGCGAGGAGAGGAGTGTGACTGTGGCCTGCTGGag gagTGTGATGACCCCTGCTGTAACGCCTCCACGTGTCAGCTGCTTCCTGGAGCTCAGTGTTCTTCTGACGGAATCTGTTGTCACAACTGTAAA CTGCGGGCAGCGGGCTCGGTGTGTCGCGAGCCGATTGGAGAATGTGACCTCCCTGAGTTCTGCACCGGCTCCTCCCCCCACTGTCCACCCAATGTCTTCCTGCAGAACGGAGAGCTCTGCGAGGACGGCGCCTCCTACTGCTACGGAGGAGTATGTGCCAGCATGAACACCCAGTGTCAGACGCTGTGGGGACCCA ACGCCACCAGTGCTCCGGCCGTCTGCTTCTCATCTGTCaataaacaaggaaacaaacatgGGAACTGTGGTCAGCTGAACAACAGATCCTACGTCCCCTGTGGAAACTC TGACGTTCACTGCGGACGGATTCAGTGTCAGGGCGGGAGAGAGCGACCCCTGCTGGGCACCAACGCAGAGATCCTCACCACCACTGTCCGCTTCAACGTCAGTGACCTCATCTGCAGAGGAACCTTCTTCCACCTGGGAGACGACGTGTCCGACCCCGCCACTGTGGCCCAGGGCACCGCCTGCGGACTCGGAAAG gccTGTTTGAACCAAAAGTGTCAGGACGTGTCCGTGTTCGGCGTTGACGACTGTCGCAGGAAATGTAACGGTCATGGG agtcGGACCCGGTCAGAGTCGCCCTGCTCGttgtcttcctcttcatcctgccagtgctcctcctcttcctcgctcttcGCTTCCCTCGTGTGCGTCGGAGTCTTCTCTGTGTTGGACCAAACAGCCCGTTTCGCAAAGCTCGACAACACAACCG tgTTACTCACAGTGAGATGTGGGACTTGGAGTTTGACCATATCCACATCTCCAGGTACTTGT AACTCAGACGATGGAGCGAGTGGACGACGGCGATCAGGTCCAACCGCTGAGATACCACCTGAACCCACAGGCCGACATCCCAATGACGCCGCCCCACAAAGAG cagctggtgggTCGACCAGCTCCACCCAACAAGCCACTCCCCCCTGA
- the adam15 gene encoding disintegrin and metalloproteinase domain-containing protein 12 isoform X15, whose amino-acid sequence MSGAAATFLLLLLSGRAALTVCRSLNAPRDGTDGLTATVTGVDRRWRPVLEKTRPFVLVDGQRRSLAEALQDGHPNRLQCGLEVGGQLFLLDLEKNHDLLPKPPNVFYYLPNGTGVSVTADPVTHCYYHGSVRGFPQSRVALSTCSGLRGVIAINSTLSFELQPQEDDHHHPHQQGEEEGGGGESGGDGSEGSGGGEGGEEGVHLLFSTSPLEGDVAGGCVVSHTALPPIHSFTHTHRKKRDILSETKYIELVLVADHQEFMNYQKNNNTIIYRMLDVANQVDWFYRPLNVRVALTGLEIWSDRDKIQVEKSPTDTLNNFLEWRTRELLPRLRHDNAQLVMGGSFDGTTVGMASQSSMCSRDRSGGVNVDHLVSVLGVASTVAHELGHNLGMSHDTAERRCSCQNEPRLGGCIMEPSTGFMPGQQFSSCSAADLSVSLLHGGGMCLFNVPQPDLLLGGPRCGNLYLERGEECDCGLLEECDDPCCNASTCQLLPGAQCSSDGICCHNCKLRAAGSVCREPIGECDLPEFCTGSSPHCPPNVFLQNGELCEDGASYCYGGVCASMNTQCQTLWGPNATSAPAVCFSSVNKQGNKHGNCGQLNNRSYVPCGNSDVHCGRIQCQGGRERPLLGTNAEILTTTVRFNVSDLICRGTFFHLGDDVSDPATVAQGTACGLGKACLNQKCQDVSVFGVDDCRRKCNGHGVCNSNNNCHCDVGWAPPDCRHSGHGGSVDSGPASAAAESDPVRVALLVVFLFILPVLLLFLALRFPRVRRSLLCVGPNSPFRKARQHNRVTHSEMWDLEFDHIHISRYL is encoded by the exons GACGGTCACCCCAACAGGCTGCAGTGTGGACTGGAGGTGGGAGGACAACTCTTCCTGTTGGACCTGGAGAAGAACCA CGACCTGCTGCCTAAACCACCCAACGTCTTCTACTACCTGCCCAATGGAACCGGTGTGTCTGTGACAGCTGACCCTGTG ACTCACTGTTATTACCACGGCAGTGTCAGAGGATTCCCTCAGTCCAGAGTGGCTCTGAGCACCTGCTCCGGACTCAG AGGCGTCATCGCTATCAACTCCACGCTGAGCTTCGAGCTGCAGCCCCAGGAGGACGACCACCATCACCCCCaccagcagggggaggaggaggggggaggaggggagagtggaggagatggcagtgaaggaagtggaggtggagaaggaggtgaagaaggagtCCATCTATTGTTCTCCACTAGTCCTCTGGAGGGCGATGTTGCTGGAGGCTGCGTGGTGTCACACACTGCTTTACCCCCGATCCACagcttcactcacacacacagg aaaaagagagacatcTTGTCAGAGACCAAATACATCGAGCTTGTGCTGGTGGCTGATCACCAGGAG TTCATGAATTatcagaagaacaacaacaccatCATCTACCGCATGCTGGACGTGGCCAACCAGGTGGACTGG ttCTACCGTCCTCTGAACGTGCGGGTGGCTTTGACCGGTCTGGAGATCTGGAGCGACCGAGACAAGATCCAGGTGGAGAAGAGTCCTACGGACACACTCAACAACTTCCTGGAGTGGAGAACCAGAGAGCTGCTGCCACGCCTTCGCCATGACAACGCCCAGCTCGTCAT GGGAGGGTCATTTGACGGCACCACAGTGGGGATGGCGTCCCAGTCGTCCATGTGCTCCAGAGACAGGTCTGGTGGGGTTAACGTG GATCACCTGGTCAGCGTGTTGGGCGTGGCCTCCACTGTGGCGCATGAGCTTGGTCACAATTTGGGGATGAGCCACGACACGGCCGAACGCCGCTGCTCCTGCCAGAATGAGCCGCGTCTAGGAGGATGCATCATGGAGCCGTCGACTGG GTTCATGCCAGGTCAGcagttcagcagctgcagcgccGCAGATCTGTCCGTCAGTCTGCTGCACGGAGGAGGGATGTGTCTGTTCAACGTGCCGCAGCCCGACCTCCTGCTGGGAGGACCTCGCTGTGGAAACCTGTACTTGGAGCGAGGAGAGGAGTGTGACTGTGGCCTGCTGGag gagTGTGATGACCCCTGCTGTAACGCCTCCACGTGTCAGCTGCTTCCTGGAGCTCAGTGTTCTTCTGACGGAATCTGTTGTCACAACTGTAAA CTGCGGGCAGCGGGCTCGGTGTGTCGCGAGCCGATTGGAGAATGTGACCTCCCTGAGTTCTGCACCGGCTCCTCCCCCCACTGTCCACCCAATGTCTTCCTGCAGAACGGAGAGCTCTGCGAGGACGGCGCCTCCTACTGCTACGGAGGAGTATGTGCCAGCATGAACACCCAGTGTCAGACGCTGTGGGGACCCA ACGCCACCAGTGCTCCGGCCGTCTGCTTCTCATCTGTCaataaacaaggaaacaaacatgGGAACTGTGGTCAGCTGAACAACAGATCCTACGTCCCCTGTGGAAACTC TGACGTTCACTGCGGACGGATTCAGTGTCAGGGCGGGAGAGAGCGACCCCTGCTGGGCACCAACGCAGAGATCCTCACCACCACTGTCCGCTTCAACGTCAGTGACCTCATCTGCAGAGGAACCTTCTTCCACCTGGGAGACGACGTGTCCGACCCCGCCACTGTGGCCCAGGGCACCGCCTGCGGACTCGGAAAG gccTGTTTGAACCAAAAGTGTCAGGACGTGTCCGTGTTCGGCGTTGACGACTGTCGCAGGAAATGTAACGGTCATGGG gtgtgtaacagtaataataactGTCACTGTGATGTGGGCTGGGCTCCACCTGACTGCAGGCACTCCGGTCATGGCGGCAGCGTGGACAGCGGCCCggcctcagctgcagcag agtcGGACCCGGTCAGAGTCGCCCTGCTCGttgtcttcctcttcatcctgccagtgctcctcctcttcctcgctcttcGCTTCCCTCGTGTGCGTCGGAGTCTTCTCTGTGTTGGACCAAACAGCCCGTTTCGCAAAGCTCGACAACACAACCG tgTTACTCACAGTGAGATGTGGGACTTGGAGTTTGACCATATCCACATCTCCAGGTACTTGT AA
- the adam15 gene encoding disintegrin and metalloproteinase domain-containing protein 15 isoform X3: MSGAAATFLLLLLSGRAALTVCRSLNAPRDGTDGLTATVTGVDRRWRPVLEKTRPFVLVDGQRRSLAEALQDGHPNRLQCGLEVGGQLFLLDLEKNHDLLPKPPNVFYYLPNGTGVSVTADPVTHCYYHGSVRGFPQSRVALSTCSGLRGVIAINSTLSFELQPQEDDHHHPHQQGEEEGGGGESGGDGSEGSGGGEGGEEGVHLLFSTSPLEGDVAGGCVVSHTALPPIHSFTHTHRKKRDILSETKYIELVLVADHQEFMNYQKNNNTIIYRMLDVANQVDWFYRPLNVRVALTGLEIWSDRDKIQVEKSPTDTLNNFLEWRTRELLPRLRHDNAQLVMGGSFDGTTVGMASQSSMCSRDRSGGVNVDHLVSVLGVASTVAHELGHNLGMSHDTAERRCSCQNEPRLGGCIMEPSTGFMPGQQFSSCSAADLSVSLLHGGGMCLFNVPQPDLLLGGPRCGNLYLERGEECDCGLLEECDDPCCNASTCQLLPGAQCSSDGICCHNCKLRAAGSVCREPIGECDLPEFCTGSSPHCPPNVFLQNGELCEDGASYCYGGVCASMNTQCQTLWGPNATSAPAVCFSSVNKQGNKHGNCGQLNNRSYVPCGNSDVHCGRIQCQGGRERPLLGTNAEILTTTVRFNVSDLICRGTFFHLGDDVSDPATVAQGTACGLGKACLNQKCQDVSVFGVDDCRRKCNGHGVCNSNNNCHCDVGWAPPDCRHSGHGGSVDSGPASAAAESDPVRVALLVVFLFILPVLLLFLALRFPRVRRSLLCVGPNSPFRKARQHNRVTHSEMWDLEFDHIHISRTQTMERVDDGDQVQPLRYHLNPQADIPMTPPHKEVHDRPAPPTKPLPPDPTLNSLPQQLVGRPAPPNKPLPPDPVTPGQVPLPLKPIVPKKPRPLAPPSHPHLPPLPPQPAACTSNTKLRPHSTVAPTGFSKRRPPAPPSRPTIPQKVESSSPL; this comes from the exons GACGGTCACCCCAACAGGCTGCAGTGTGGACTGGAGGTGGGAGGACAACTCTTCCTGTTGGACCTGGAGAAGAACCA CGACCTGCTGCCTAAACCACCCAACGTCTTCTACTACCTGCCCAATGGAACCGGTGTGTCTGTGACAGCTGACCCTGTG ACTCACTGTTATTACCACGGCAGTGTCAGAGGATTCCCTCAGTCCAGAGTGGCTCTGAGCACCTGCTCCGGACTCAG AGGCGTCATCGCTATCAACTCCACGCTGAGCTTCGAGCTGCAGCCCCAGGAGGACGACCACCATCACCCCCaccagcagggggaggaggaggggggaggaggggagagtggaggagatggcagtgaaggaagtggaggtggagaaggaggtgaagaaggagtCCATCTATTGTTCTCCACTAGTCCTCTGGAGGGCGATGTTGCTGGAGGCTGCGTGGTGTCACACACTGCTTTACCCCCGATCCACagcttcactcacacacacagg aaaaagagagacatcTTGTCAGAGACCAAATACATCGAGCTTGTGCTGGTGGCTGATCACCAGGAG TTCATGAATTatcagaagaacaacaacaccatCATCTACCGCATGCTGGACGTGGCCAACCAGGTGGACTGG ttCTACCGTCCTCTGAACGTGCGGGTGGCTTTGACCGGTCTGGAGATCTGGAGCGACCGAGACAAGATCCAGGTGGAGAAGAGTCCTACGGACACACTCAACAACTTCCTGGAGTGGAGAACCAGAGAGCTGCTGCCACGCCTTCGCCATGACAACGCCCAGCTCGTCAT GGGAGGGTCATTTGACGGCACCACAGTGGGGATGGCGTCCCAGTCGTCCATGTGCTCCAGAGACAGGTCTGGTGGGGTTAACGTG GATCACCTGGTCAGCGTGTTGGGCGTGGCCTCCACTGTGGCGCATGAGCTTGGTCACAATTTGGGGATGAGCCACGACACGGCCGAACGCCGCTGCTCCTGCCAGAATGAGCCGCGTCTAGGAGGATGCATCATGGAGCCGTCGACTGG GTTCATGCCAGGTCAGcagttcagcagctgcagcgccGCAGATCTGTCCGTCAGTCTGCTGCACGGAGGAGGGATGTGTCTGTTCAACGTGCCGCAGCCCGACCTCCTGCTGGGAGGACCTCGCTGTGGAAACCTGTACTTGGAGCGAGGAGAGGAGTGTGACTGTGGCCTGCTGGag gagTGTGATGACCCCTGCTGTAACGCCTCCACGTGTCAGCTGCTTCCTGGAGCTCAGTGTTCTTCTGACGGAATCTGTTGTCACAACTGTAAA CTGCGGGCAGCGGGCTCGGTGTGTCGCGAGCCGATTGGAGAATGTGACCTCCCTGAGTTCTGCACCGGCTCCTCCCCCCACTGTCCACCCAATGTCTTCCTGCAGAACGGAGAGCTCTGCGAGGACGGCGCCTCCTACTGCTACGGAGGAGTATGTGCCAGCATGAACACCCAGTGTCAGACGCTGTGGGGACCCA ACGCCACCAGTGCTCCGGCCGTCTGCTTCTCATCTGTCaataaacaaggaaacaaacatgGGAACTGTGGTCAGCTGAACAACAGATCCTACGTCCCCTGTGGAAACTC TGACGTTCACTGCGGACGGATTCAGTGTCAGGGCGGGAGAGAGCGACCCCTGCTGGGCACCAACGCAGAGATCCTCACCACCACTGTCCGCTTCAACGTCAGTGACCTCATCTGCAGAGGAACCTTCTTCCACCTGGGAGACGACGTGTCCGACCCCGCCACTGTGGCCCAGGGCACCGCCTGCGGACTCGGAAAG gccTGTTTGAACCAAAAGTGTCAGGACGTGTCCGTGTTCGGCGTTGACGACTGTCGCAGGAAATGTAACGGTCATGGG gtgtgtaacagtaataataactGTCACTGTGATGTGGGCTGGGCTCCACCTGACTGCAGGCACTCCGGTCATGGCGGCAGCGTGGACAGCGGCCCggcctcagctgcagcag agtcGGACCCGGTCAGAGTCGCCCTGCTCGttgtcttcctcttcatcctgccagtgctcctcctcttcctcgctcttcGCTTCCCTCGTGTGCGTCGGAGTCTTCTCTGTGTTGGACCAAACAGCCCGTTTCGCAAAGCTCGACAACACAACCG tgTTACTCACAGTGAGATGTGGGACTTGGAGTTTGACCATATCCACATCTCCAG AACTCAGACGATGGAGCGAGTGGACGACGGCGATCAGGTCCAACCGCTGAGATACCACCTGAACCCACAGGCCGACATCCCAATGACGCCGCCCCACAAAGAG GTTCATGACAGACCTGCTCCTCCCACTAAGCCACTCCCCCCTGACCCCACCCTAAACTCCCTGCCGCAG cagctggtgggTCGACCAGCTCCACCCAACAAGCCACTCCCCCCTGACCCCGTCACACCTGGACAG GTTCCTCTTCCACTCAAACCTATCGTGCCAAAGAAGCCCCGCCCTCTGGCGCCACCATCCCATCCCCACCTTCCCCCTCTCCCACCTCAACCCGCTGCCTGCACCTCCAACACCAAACTCCGACCGCACAGCACCGTCGCACCTACAGGGTTTTCCAAAAG acgacctcctgctcctcccagCCGACCCACCATCCCTCAGAAAGTCGAGTCCTCGTCGCCGCTTTGA
- the adam15 gene encoding disintegrin and metalloproteinase domain-containing protein 12 isoform X10 — protein MSGAAATFLLLLLSGRAALTVCRSLNAPRDGTDGLTATVTGVDRRWRPVLEKTRPFVLVDGQRRSLAEALQDGHPNRLQCGLEVGGQLFLLDLEKNHDLLPKPPNVFYYLPNGTGVSVTADPVTHCYYHGSVRGFPQSRVALSTCSGLRGVIAINSTLSFELQPQEDDHHHPHQQGEEEGGGGESGGDGSEGSGGGEGGEEGVHLLFSTSPLEGDVAGGCVVSHTALPPIHSFTHTHRKKRDILSETKYIELVLVADHQEFMNYQKNNNTIIYRMLDVANQVDWFYRPLNVRVALTGLEIWSDRDKIQVEKSPTDTLNNFLEWRTRELLPRLRHDNAQLVMGGSFDGTTVGMASQSSMCSRDRSGGVNVDHLVSVLGVASTVAHELGHNLGMSHDTAERRCSCQNEPRLGGCIMEPSTGFMPGQQFSSCSAADLSVSLLHGGGMCLFNVPQPDLLLGGPRCGNLYLERGEECDCGLLEECDDPCCNASTCQLLPGAQCSSDGICCHNCKLRAAGSVCREPIGECDLPEFCTGSSPHCPPNVFLQNGELCEDGASYCYGGVCASMNTQCQTLWGPNATSAPAVCFSSVNKQGNKHGNCGQLNNRSYVPCGNSDVHCGRIQCQGGRERPLLGTNAEILTTTVRFNVSDLICRGTFFHLGDDVSDPATVAQGTACGLGKACLNQKCQDVSVFGVDDCRRKCNGHGVCNSNNNCHCDVGWAPPDCRHSGHGGSVDSGPASAAAESDPVRVALLVVFLFILPVLLLFLALRFPRVRRSLLCVGPNSPFRKARQHNRVTHSEMWDLEFDHIHISRTQTMERVDDGDQVQPLRYHLNPQADIPMTPPHKEVPLPLKPIVPKKPRPLAPPSHPHLPPLPPQPAACTSNTKLRPHSTVAPTGFSKRRPPAPPSRPTIPQKVESSSPL, from the exons GACGGTCACCCCAACAGGCTGCAGTGTGGACTGGAGGTGGGAGGACAACTCTTCCTGTTGGACCTGGAGAAGAACCA CGACCTGCTGCCTAAACCACCCAACGTCTTCTACTACCTGCCCAATGGAACCGGTGTGTCTGTGACAGCTGACCCTGTG ACTCACTGTTATTACCACGGCAGTGTCAGAGGATTCCCTCAGTCCAGAGTGGCTCTGAGCACCTGCTCCGGACTCAG AGGCGTCATCGCTATCAACTCCACGCTGAGCTTCGAGCTGCAGCCCCAGGAGGACGACCACCATCACCCCCaccagcagggggaggaggaggggggaggaggggagagtggaggagatggcagtgaaggaagtggaggtggagaaggaggtgaagaaggagtCCATCTATTGTTCTCCACTAGTCCTCTGGAGGGCGATGTTGCTGGAGGCTGCGTGGTGTCACACACTGCTTTACCCCCGATCCACagcttcactcacacacacagg aaaaagagagacatcTTGTCAGAGACCAAATACATCGAGCTTGTGCTGGTGGCTGATCACCAGGAG TTCATGAATTatcagaagaacaacaacaccatCATCTACCGCATGCTGGACGTGGCCAACCAGGTGGACTGG ttCTACCGTCCTCTGAACGTGCGGGTGGCTTTGACCGGTCTGGAGATCTGGAGCGACCGAGACAAGATCCAGGTGGAGAAGAGTCCTACGGACACACTCAACAACTTCCTGGAGTGGAGAACCAGAGAGCTGCTGCCACGCCTTCGCCATGACAACGCCCAGCTCGTCAT GGGAGGGTCATTTGACGGCACCACAGTGGGGATGGCGTCCCAGTCGTCCATGTGCTCCAGAGACAGGTCTGGTGGGGTTAACGTG GATCACCTGGTCAGCGTGTTGGGCGTGGCCTCCACTGTGGCGCATGAGCTTGGTCACAATTTGGGGATGAGCCACGACACGGCCGAACGCCGCTGCTCCTGCCAGAATGAGCCGCGTCTAGGAGGATGCATCATGGAGCCGTCGACTGG GTTCATGCCAGGTCAGcagttcagcagctgcagcgccGCAGATCTGTCCGTCAGTCTGCTGCACGGAGGAGGGATGTGTCTGTTCAACGTGCCGCAGCCCGACCTCCTGCTGGGAGGACCTCGCTGTGGAAACCTGTACTTGGAGCGAGGAGAGGAGTGTGACTGTGGCCTGCTGGag gagTGTGATGACCCCTGCTGTAACGCCTCCACGTGTCAGCTGCTTCCTGGAGCTCAGTGTTCTTCTGACGGAATCTGTTGTCACAACTGTAAA CTGCGGGCAGCGGGCTCGGTGTGTCGCGAGCCGATTGGAGAATGTGACCTCCCTGAGTTCTGCACCGGCTCCTCCCCCCACTGTCCACCCAATGTCTTCCTGCAGAACGGAGAGCTCTGCGAGGACGGCGCCTCCTACTGCTACGGAGGAGTATGTGCCAGCATGAACACCCAGTGTCAGACGCTGTGGGGACCCA ACGCCACCAGTGCTCCGGCCGTCTGCTTCTCATCTGTCaataaacaaggaaacaaacatgGGAACTGTGGTCAGCTGAACAACAGATCCTACGTCCCCTGTGGAAACTC TGACGTTCACTGCGGACGGATTCAGTGTCAGGGCGGGAGAGAGCGACCCCTGCTGGGCACCAACGCAGAGATCCTCACCACCACTGTCCGCTTCAACGTCAGTGACCTCATCTGCAGAGGAACCTTCTTCCACCTGGGAGACGACGTGTCCGACCCCGCCACTGTGGCCCAGGGCACCGCCTGCGGACTCGGAAAG gccTGTTTGAACCAAAAGTGTCAGGACGTGTCCGTGTTCGGCGTTGACGACTGTCGCAGGAAATGTAACGGTCATGGG gtgtgtaacagtaataataactGTCACTGTGATGTGGGCTGGGCTCCACCTGACTGCAGGCACTCCGGTCATGGCGGCAGCGTGGACAGCGGCCCggcctcagctgcagcag agtcGGACCCGGTCAGAGTCGCCCTGCTCGttgtcttcctcttcatcctgccagtgctcctcctcttcctcgctcttcGCTTCCCTCGTGTGCGTCGGAGTCTTCTCTGTGTTGGACCAAACAGCCCGTTTCGCAAAGCTCGACAACACAACCG tgTTACTCACAGTGAGATGTGGGACTTGGAGTTTGACCATATCCACATCTCCAG AACTCAGACGATGGAGCGAGTGGACGACGGCGATCAGGTCCAACCGCTGAGATACCACCTGAACCCACAGGCCGACATCCCAATGACGCCGCCCCACAAAGAG GTTCCTCTTCCACTCAAACCTATCGTGCCAAAGAAGCCCCGCCCTCTGGCGCCACCATCCCATCCCCACCTTCCCCCTCTCCCACCTCAACCCGCTGCCTGCACCTCCAACACCAAACTCCGACCGCACAGCACCGTCGCACCTACAGGGTTTTCCAAAAG acgacctcctgctcctcccagCCGACCCACCATCCCTCAGAAAGTCGAGTCCTCGTCGCCGCTTTGA